The segment TGGTGGATGTGGGAATTTTTTTATGAGAgtgatagtttttatttttagaatgttAAAAGAGCCTGTTAATTTTTAGCCACTGATAGGAACTTTTTTGTAGTTTAGTCACTACAGATGTTCCTTTTTAGGATTAAGTACCGGTTTTTACTTTGCTGTCTTTTACAGATAAGTAGTTAGTATTCAACCTGACCACTAAGTCAGCCACTGTTTATTTTACTTGAAGTATAACTAAGGCTTGTGTGTTGCCCCTtcccttgttcttttctttccccaagTCGGGAAACGGAACCTCCCTGCATGGGTTCTAGTACAGAGCTTCATTCACAATGTGCTGCTTTGGGCTACATATTCGGCCACTTAGAAAGGCAAGTTGGAGGTTATATTGAGAAGACTGTCCAGAAGACTGGATCCTGAGGATTGTATTTCCCTTTCCTAGAGTTTGCTTTCCAAAGCTCGAGTTATTGATTCCAGCTCTGTTAAACTCCGGGGTAGTTCTCTATTCATGGACACTGAAAAATCAGGAAAAAGAGAATTCGACACACGGCAAACTCCTCAAGTGAATATTAACCCCTTTACTCCGGATCCTGTAATGCTTCATTCCTCAGGACAGTGTCGTGGGAGAAAGAGAGCATATTTTAATGAGTAAGTATAGTTTGTTCCTCTGTATCTAAGGTGTACTCTCAAAATTAGGCTTCTACTGAATAGCACTTAGCTCTCAGGAGGCGGGTAATCAGCTGTAGGAAAGTAGTTGtctgagaaagggaaagaaaagaaaccatgatTCTATGACCTGAGAGGTGGCTTTAGgtgttaagagctcttgctgttcttggggtttagttctcagcactcaAATGGCTATaattctagttctaggggatctattgaccctctgacctcttcaggcactaggcatgcatgtgacTTTCATACCCACAAAACACTTATAtacaaatttttaagaaaagtCTAGATTTCGTGTCAGATTTATGGTGGCAACTAATGGGAGAGAGTTGTTACTATATTTATTTTGGGTATGAGGTTCACACATGTGAGGTTAACACATGGGGGGgtcaactttcaggagttggttctccttTCAGTGTGTGGGTCTCTGGCATTAAACTCAGGTGTCAAGAGGTAGCTAGAGCCTTTACCTTCTGaaccagtgtttctcaaccttcctaatgatttgaccctttaatacagttcctcttgtTATGGTGACCCCTCATCCAtagttgctatttcataactttaATTCTGTTACTATTATGCATTGTAATGTGAGTatattgagaaccactgttctgagCTACCTCTGTGGCCAGAGATTTCATTTCTAATGCTTTAATTTCTGTCCATGTGAGCAGTCTAGTTAGTGAGCTTATCTCCATAGGAACTTTATTTTCCTCATCTGAGTCAAATTTTAGGGTTACAAAATTAAATGCTTCTCCTTTAATTGTATCCATCAAAAATGCATTTCACTCTGTAGTTGGGTAAAGTTTTTAGTTTCAAGTTGATGTTTTAGTAAAACCCACATATTTACTTTTTAGTTCCTCTGAAGACATGGAAGCCAGTGATTATGAGTTTGAAGATGAAACAAGACCTGCCAAAGTAAAtaactttattatttaaaatgttgttattatGTTTGCTTCTTAAGTAAACAGCAGAACCTAAGGTAGAAATATATTTACACGTTTCATATCTTTGTATTATACATGGATACCCTCCTTTTACAGAGAATTACAATTACTGAAAGCAATATGAAGTCACGATATACAACTGAATTTCATGAGCTGGAGAAAATTGGTTCTGGAGAATTTGGTTCTGTGTTTAAATGTGTGAAGAGGCTAGATGGATGCATTTATGCCATTAAACGATCAAAAAAGCCATTGGCTGGCTCTGTTGATGAGTATGTATTAAacattttgtcttttgcttttttaatCTCCTTTGTTACTAGTAAACATTAAGGTTTTATGTAACCAAACACctaatgcttttatttatttatttttaaagatttattttatgtatatgtgtacattgtAGCTggcttcagacacatcagaagaagagggcactgggtcccaatacagatggttgtgagacaccatgtggttgatgggaattgaactcaggacctctggaagtccattgctcttaactgctgagcaaacTTGCCAGCACCCTGATAGGTTtatgtagctcagactagccTGGGTGAGCTCACTATGTACTGAGGATTTTGAAttcccattctcctgcctcagtttcccggAGGGCAGGgttaaagtgtgtgccaccatgccagtttGCATAATTCTTAGTTCTCTTAACTAATCATCTTTTAGCATAGTGATAGTTTAAAGAGATTGGGTTTACTTTATGGTGCTTCAGATAAATTGATTACTCCTGAGTAGAAATGATTTAACATCTTATTCATATTGTTCTTCTAGACAGAATGCTTTGAGAGAAGTGTATGCTCATGCTGTGCTTGGACAGCATCCCCATGTGGTTCGTTATTTCTCTGCCTGGGCAGAAGATGACCATATGCTTATACAGAATGAATACTGTAATGGTAAGTGATCTCATCGTCATTCATAATAAATACCATGGGAATATTTATTGCAATcttatgtttttctctttttgtccCTTTGGGGCGGGGGGTCAGTTCCTCATGTGTGTTAGGATACATCCCTAGCTCCCTCTGTGTGGTGTTCCTGTACGTTGaacaagatttttttaattaattgatttatttttatgtgtactggTGTTTGAGGgtgtcagaatccctggaactggagttacagacatttgtgaggtggcatgtggttgctgggatttgagctcaggccctctggaagagcggccagtgctcttaaccgctgaatcatctctctagtccccttgttaagacttttttttttaaagatttatttattttatgtataggagtacactgtagctgtcttcagtcacactaGATCCCATTACAGCCATGTGGTtactgagacttgaactcaggacctctgaaagagcagttggtagtcttaaccactgagccatctctctagccccaatttAGCCATTTCTTGAAGACATTCTAAAATCATGCTTTATTCCCACCATCTGTCCAGTCTAGTTTATTGCTATAATTCATTAATACTTACatatttatacttatatatacttacatataattcACTTTAATATTAAGTgccttagagttttattgctgtgaggagacatcatgaccaaggtaactattgtgaaagaaaacatttaactggagttggcttacagtttcagaggttaagtccattatcatcttggtaggaaacatggcagcaaccaggcagacatggtgctggaggagccaagagttttacatcttgatccaaaggcagcagcaggagactgtcttccactggcagccaggaggagggtcctcccacattgggcagagcttgagcataggacctcagagcccaccacgatagtgacatatttcctccaaaaaggacacatcctaatagtgtcacttccagTGGCCCAAACACATGATTCTATGAGGGCCAAATCTATTCTAACCACTGCAGtaagttatatatttttaattgtctATATGCTCCCCTACCTCAGTTTAAACAAAACAGGGAAATAAAGGTCAGCTCTGCATAGCTTTCACAAGTCtttcactttcctttttctttaaatctttacCTTAACACCTGAATTCTGATCCTTATAGGAATCTGTTATTACAAGCTACCCTTTttgggttatttttgtttttcaagacagggtttctctttggtatccctggctgtcctggaacttgctctatagacaactcacagagatccgcctgcttctacctcccaagtgctaggattcaaaGCATGCACCACTTCATTCTGGTTAAATGTACCTTTTAACACATAATaggttgttttttaaattgtttccatAAAGACTAGAGAAATATATGGCTTAGGAAGtcatggagatggctcagtagttaagagtgcttactggcAGTAACAAGCTCTAGAGTACAAATTCCAGAATCTCTGCAACAAGCTGGGCTTCCTGAATGTGCCTCTGATCCCCAAGTCCCagggaagcaaagacaggagaATTACTGGGGCTTCTGGTTTGCAGCATAGCAGAGAAAATGTGAATGAATCTTGGGTTCTACCcgagaccttgcctcaaagaaTTAGGTGGAGAGATACCAGCATTCCTGAttttccacatgtgcacacataatgAGCATTCACTTATACACGAACATAagctcatatatatttatacaaatataaatctatttttttttttaaaaagaaacatagcTGGTTGTTGTGGTGCACTCTTTAATTTCAGTACTTTGGAGTCAGGGGTAAACTGATCTCTTGAGTTTGTAGCCAACCAGGGATACATAGAGACCCTATTtccaaaaaaagggaaaaaaaaaatgtaagttttaGAAACACTTGATAGTGTTTGCTTCAGCAGCCCATACCCTAATGTTGGAACGAttcagagaagattagcatggcccatGCACAAGGATGACACACAAATTCGTGAGGCGTTccgttaaaaaaaaataacacttgATAGTAAAGGTTTGTTTCATAAATAACAGTCTAATATTTGTGGACCAATAAATGACATAGGTAGGTAGTACAGCCCTCTACTCTTTACTGGTTTAAATCAGTTTCTTATTTatagacagggtcttgctaggtAGCTCAGTCTGGTCtataacttgctgtgtagaccaggctggccttgaactcactgatatCTGCCAGTCCCTACCTCCAGAGGGATTAAAGATTTGTGTAAAATGGCTTGGTTCTTGTTCTACTCTCAGCTCCCCCATTTCACTTAACAAATGTACATTGGCCTTACTTGCCCCATCCTCTCAGAAAAAGAAACTTGACAATCTATCCTGAGAAAGTGAACAAAAATTGGTTGCTGAGGTTGATAggttaaaagaaaatttaaattgtgttttcccccagtgctgagaattgaacctgggatcTATACATGTTCAGCTAGCTAGCATTGCCTCCTGTCCTAATAAGTTGTCTGGGCTAGGTAACCTTAAACTCAGTTTGTAGCCTAACCTGGGTTCAGATTTGTGGTCCTCCTACCTTAGCCTCCCAAAAGCCGGGATTATGTGCCTAATCACTAGGCCTggcaattaaattttattttctgggctggagagatggctcagtggttaagagcaccgtctgctcttccagaggtcctgagttcaattcccagcaaccacatggtggctcacaaccatctgtaaagagatctgatgcccttgtctgtacctcgtgtgtatctgaagacagttacagtggacttatatataataaatgaataaatctttaaaaaaattattttctataattgCAGATGCATTTCatacaaaaacaataaataaaagttgATATCCCAAGAAAGTTGAAGCGAGAGATTGATTCTATTAAATACCATGTTCTGGGTGTGGACTGTAGAGAGATGAGAAAGTAAAATGTTTGATGATTGCTGTCTCCATTAGGTGGGAGTTTAGCTGACGCTGTAAGTGAGAACTACAGAGTCATGAGCTACTTTACTGAAGCAGAGCTGAAGGATCTCCTTTTGCAAGTTGGCAGGGGCTTGAGATACATACATTCAATGTCTTTGGTTCACATGGATATAAAACCTAGTAAGTAAGCTTTGGCTGTGTTGTTTGTGACTTGGATATAGGAAATAAAGGACTTCATTGTAACAATGTGAAAGCCTCTTACTACTGTTCATTGATTACTAAGTAGTGTTTTAAGTCTTTCATAGTTGGTCTGTTTACATTGGTATCTGTTTCAGGACTATGCTCCACATCTGGTTATATCATTACCCTTTTCAGGTGTTATCCtgctactttttcttttctttaatatcttatGTTTATTGGTGTGTGCctgcatatctatctatctatctatctatctatctatctatctatctatctatccatctatccatccatccatccatccatccatccatccatccatccatccatccatcctgctgtgtgaggatgtcagaagccctgaaactggagttacaggcagatgtaagctgccatgtgggcactgggaattgaaccctagtcctttggaagccagtgctcttaactgctgagccatttctcctgcccctctacttcttttttattagttataaggacactgtagctgtcttcctgACAtacccaaagagggcatcagatctcattacagatctagaagagcagtcagtgctcttaaccactgagccatcgctctagcCTGCAGCCtgcttttaataagggttcaacctctcctcttctCCACCACTCAGCAGAAGTAGTAGAAGACAAAAGTTATTAGGCTAAAGGAGAAATCGACTAGTAcagcaatagttctttgaggggcgggggaggggcaaGCTTGATCTTCTTTTTCAGCAATTCAGTCCcttagcaaacaccaaatatggcTCAGCGGGTGCAGACCAGTCCACTAGGCAGGCAGACCCCAGGCATGAACTGGCAGCTACAGTCCATTTCTTTTAGCAGGCAGACCCTGAAGCTGCCGCAGGaacctcacaagcagttcttggTGAGTTACCACAGGTTGtgagctcaacaatgctatgCAAGGCAATCAATACACGTGTCGTTAATGccaaagtctcccactatttgtggggtcatatttatactccatCACAGGTCCTTCTatgtgtttgctatatcaaaacattcttttacctgtgtctgcttcaggaaaacattctttcaggTGTTTACTTTATCAAGCATCCTTTCACTTGCCAGCAAAacatttgacataactaactttccaaagaactagaagtttccacttcagcctTGTTTGTTAAATATAGTTATTATTATTCAACaggtaatatttttatatctCGAACCTCAATCCCAAATGCAGTCTCTGAAGAAGGAGATGAAGATGACTGGATATCCAACAAAGTTATGTTTAAAATAGGTAAAACTATTTTGTTAACTATTAGGGATAACTGTTAAAATTAAGAAGGGTTggcgtgggggttggggatttagctcagtggtagagcgcttgcctaggaagcgcaaggcactgggttcggtccccagctccgaaaaaaaaagaaccaaaaaaaaaaaaaaagggttggtgtggggctggagaga is part of the Rattus norvegicus strain BN/NHsdMcwi chromosome 1, GRCr8, whole genome shotgun sequence genome and harbors:
- the Wee1 gene encoding wee1-like protein kinase isoform X3 — protein: MDTEKSGKREFDTRQTPQVNINPFTPDPVMLHSSGQCRGRKRAYFNDSSEDMEASDYEFEDETRPAKRITITESNMKSRYTTEFHELEKIGSGEFGSVFKCVKRLDGCIYAIKRSKKPLAGSVDEQNALREVYAHAVLGQHPHVVRYFSAWAEDDHMLIQNEYCNGGSLADAVSENYRVMSYFTEAELKDLLLQVGRGLRYIHSMSLVHMDIKPSNIFISRTSIPNAVSEEGDEDDWISNKVMFKIGDLGHVTRISSPQVEEGDSRFLANEVLQENYSHLPKADIFALALTVVCAAGAEPLPRNGDQWHEIRQGRLPRIPQVLSQELTELLKVMIHPDPERRPSAMVLVKHSVLLSASRKSAEQLRIELNAEKFKNSLLQKELKKAQMAAKVAAEERALLTDRMATRSTTQSNRTSRLIGKKMNRSVSLTIY